From Nicotiana tabacum cultivar K326 chromosome 22, ASM71507v2, whole genome shotgun sequence, one genomic window encodes:
- the LOC107796135 gene encoding beta-glucosidase 11-like, producing MSPAKQFRYVFRVMMLVLPALVFGAQDFSRTDFPDTFVFGSGSSAYQVEGAAFEDGRTPTIWDTFAHAGEYGGATADVTCDAYHKYKEDVKLMADTGLEGYRFSISWSRLIPNGRGPVNPKGLQYYNYLIDDLLSHGIEPHITLCHSDLPQALEDEYGGWMSRKIIDDFTAYADVCFKEFGDRVLQWTTLNEANVFALGGYDNGFSPPNHCSPPFGFRPCSKGNSSTEPYIAAHNLLLAHSAVVRLYRRKYKTTQHGFVGLNLFAFWSLPYTNKTTDIIAAQRANDFYLGWFASPLIFGDYPDVMKRNAGSRLPKFTRQESAQVKGAVDFIALNHYMTVHVTDSSSSLETDIRDFSADAAFQFILAGGATTPPGMYPVTEPGLQGVLEYFKQAYGNPPMYIHENGQMTPRTAILNDTTRVDYLQVYIGNLLDAVRNGSNVKGYFTWSFLDCFELLDAYGSAFGLYYVDLDDKNLQRYPKLSAHWYANFLKGSKHSAILEIEDKVLHSSQSHSSS from the exons ATGTCGCCGGCAAAGCAATTCCGATATGTATTCAGGGTGATGATGCTTGTTTTGCCGGCTCTAGTATTCGGCGCCCAAGATTTTAGCAGAACAGACTTCCCTGATACTTTCGTTTTTGGTTCTGGTTCTTCTGCTTATCAA GTTGAAGGGGCAGCATTTGAAGATGGACGGACTCCTACCATTTGGGACACCTTTGCTCATGCTG GTGAATATGGAGGAGCCACAGCAGATGTAACTTGTGACGCATACCATAAATACAAG GAAGATGTAAAACTCATGGCTGACACGGGTTTGGAAGGCTATCGATTTTCCATTTCATGGTCGAGACTTATTCCCA ATGGAAGAGGCCCTGTTAATCCTAAGGGATTGCAGTATTACAACTATCTCATTGATGATCTTCTCAGTCATG GAATTGAACCACATATCACTCTATGTCATAGTGATCTGCCACAAGCACTTGAAGATGAATATGGAGGATGGATGAGCAGAAAGATAAT TGATGACTTCACTGCTTACGCGGATGTGTGCTTCAAGGAATTTGGTGATAGGGTTTTGCAGTGGACTACCTTGAACGAGGCCAATGTATTCGCTTTAGGTGGTTATGATAATGGATTCAGCCCTCCAAATCATTGTTCCCCACCTTTTGGATTTAGACCTTGCTCGAAAGGTAACTCTTCAACCGAGCCATACATAGCAGCTCATAATTTACTACTCGCTCATTCAGCTGTAGTGAGACTTTACAGGAGGAAGTACAAG ACAACTCAACATGGTTTTGTAGGACTAAATCTCTTTGCATTTTGGTCCCTTCCTTATACAAATAAAACGACCGATATAATTGCAGCACAACGAGCTAATGATTTTTACCTCGGTTG GTTTGCCAGTCCCTTGATATTTGGAGACTATCCTGACGTAATGAAGAGGAATGCTGGCTCTAGATTGCCCAAATTCACAAGACAAGAATCTGCACAAGTTAAAGGCGCTGTAGACTTCATAGCCCTGAACCATTATATGACAGTACATGTCACAGATAGCTCCAGCAGCTTGGAAACTGATATCAGAGACTTCAGTGCTGATGCGGCATTTCAATTTATAT TGGCAGGTGGTGCAACTACACCACCAGGCATG TATCCAGTGACGGAACCTGGTCTACAAGGAGTACTAGAATATTTCAAGCAAGCTTATGGCAATCCACCTATGTATATTCATGAAAATG gtcaaatgacaccacgaactgCGATATTAAATGACACAACTAGGGTAGACTATCTGCAAGTTTATATTGGGAATTTGCTTGATGCTGTGAG GAATGGATCAAACGTCAAAGGCTACTTCACATGGTCATTTTTAGACTGTTTTGAGTTACTGGACGCATATGGTTCGGCATTTGGCCTATATTATGTGGACTTAGATGACAAAAACTTGCAAAGATATCCAAAGCTTTCTGCACATTGGTACGCTAATTTCTTGAAAGGCTCCAAACATAGTGCAATTCTTGAGATTGAGGATAAAGTGCTGCATTCTTCCCAGTCTCATTCTTCTTCATAA